Within the Methanothermobacter sp. genome, the region ATAGGCCAAACTTTTTTCTATGTTTTCCTTTGAAACCCTCTGCGGATGTCCAAGTCTCACACATTCGACTTTCCCATCTAATCCTTCTAGGATATTATCCACAGCCAAGTTACTCTCCGCTGTTACGAGCAATTTTCCACCCTTTTTAACCTCTTGGAATATGAGTTCGAGGAGTGTTCTCGTTTTACCCGTACCAAAGGGGCCATGGATCAGGAAAAAATCCTTAGAGGCTAATGCCCTTGATATCGCCTCCCTCTGGGAATTGTTAAGACTTTCATCTTCTAACTCGAATTCCACTCTTCTAACTTTGGTTGTGGGTTTCCTCTTCTCCAAGAGGAATTCTAAAATATTATAAGTGTTCTTGTTAAGTTTTTTCAGATTATCTTCCATCCTTTGGAATGTGATGTCATTGGCATATAAATCGATTCTAACATTTTTTAAAGCCCATCTTGGCACCTTTTCCATGGCCACAATTATAAACCTGCTACCTTTCTGGGCCACAGTACCTGTAAGGTCGCTTCTGAGTGGATTACCCCTACTTATAAGTACAAGGTCACCAACGCTTATCTCAGTTTCGATGGGGGTTTTCCTACCATATTTGACAAGGGTGAATCCAAGTTCCCTGCCAAGGATCTTCCCATCAAGGTTGGTAATGGCCCTGCCTATCTTTTCACGTTTTGAAGCTGATAAACGCTTTATCTCCGAGATCATGGCTTCGATCTCGGCCTTTCTTTCCATTTCGACAAGTTCTAGTAATCTTTTCACGTATTCTTTGATTTTGATTTTGCAAACCCCCCAGTTAAAATGGTGGATAATCGCCGAAAAATTCTATGGCATATCTTCTTGCAGTTTCAACTTGTTCAGGGTATTTCTTCACGAGCTTTTCCTCCAATTCTGGACGATCTTTTATTGATGCTATGACCTTCAAAATACTAGTATAGGTTTTAAGGGCTTTGGTGTCTATTTTATCTTTGATGCATGGCATTTCAAGGGTGATGCAAACATCAGCCCGTTTAAAAAAGGTAGTCCTTATATGCGGGGATACTGAGCCTATTAGAACACCATTTTCTAATTCGATGAGGGGTGGTACTCCAATCCTCCTCTTACGATTAGGATCTATAAGTCTTTTATAATTTTTGTAACAATGCGCCTCAACGTAAATTGATGGTTTATAATATTTTATTAATGAAATTATCTCCTTTCCTTGTCTTGTATTATAATATGATCTTTCCAAGGTGCTCAGGTAGGATGTTGGATCACAATTATAAATTACAAGTTTACCATTTTTCACATCCTCAAAACTCAATGCTTTAAGGGCCTTTATTGTTGTAAGACCTTCTTTTCCGTGTAAGCCCCCCACGAATAATCTCCTCGGCTCATCTCCTTTTTCTATCAGTCTGAAGAAACTCATGTTCCTTCCTGCCAATTACTCAAATATTCCACTTGCCTGGGTGTTAATTCGTCTATCTCTATGTTCATGGATTTTAGTTTCAACCTTGCAACTTTTAAATCGATTTTATCAGGGGATTTATAAACTCCTGGTTCATAATCCATGCTTAAAAGATGTTGTGCAGAAAGTGCTTGGAGTGAAAAACTCATATCCATTATCTCTGCAGGGTGGCCTTGTCCCCTGCTTGAAGCCAAGTTAACTAATCTACCCTCAGCGAGAAGATATAGTCTTCTACCGTCATTTAATATGAATTCCTCAATATCCTCCTTGATAATCCTATTATCAATTGAAAGACTTAAAAGATCATCACGGTTTATTTCCACATTAAAATGCCCAGCATTAGCCATTATACAACCATCCTTCATCTTCTTAAAATCTTCTAGGGAGACAACATCAATATTCCCAGTGGCTGTTATAAGTATATCAGCATATTTAACAGCCTCATTAACTTTCATAACTCTGAAACCATCCATTCTAGCCTCTAGGGCCCTTATAGGATCCACCTCAGTTATGATAACATTAGCTCCAAGGCCCTTAGCTCTCATGGCGATCCCGCGACCACACCATCCATAACCACAAATAACAACAGTTTTGCCCGCTATTAACATGTTAGTTGTGCCCATTATAGAATCAAGGGTTGACTGACCAGTACCATACCTATTATCGAAAAGATACTTTGTATAAGCGTCATTAACTGCCATTACAGGGAATCGTAGCGCCCCATCCTCTGCCATGGCCCTGAGACGGTGTATACCTGTGGTGGTCTCTTCACATGCACCTTTTATTTTATCTAATAATTCGGGTCTTTCTCTGTGGGCGAGGAATATCATGTCTGCTCCATCATCTATTAGGATGTCTGGCTCATGATCAAGGACACGATGTATATTTTCATAATATTCTTGGGTTGTTTCACCCCGCCAACCATAAATGTTAAGGCCGAGGGATGCTCCCGCTGCCGCAGCATCATCTTGAGTGGAAAGTGGGTTGCAACCTGTCATAGCGACTTCGGCCCCTCCGGCCATTAATGTTAGTCCAAGGTTGATGGTTTTTGGCTCGAGGTGTAAACATGAAGCTATTGTAATTCCCTCAAATGGTCTTTTTTCTTCGAACTCTCTTTTTATGTGTTCTAAGACTGGCATGTGCCTTTGAACCCATTCTATCTTCTCTTTCCCTTTTGGGGCTAATGAAATATCTTTTACATTATATGGCATGAGAATCCCTTTCTCCTCTATAAAGAAATGTTAAAAAAAGGTCTGGGGAGGTTCTTTTAGAGGTATTGTACTTGCTCTTCTACCATGGTTGATTTTGGTTTTATTTTTTTCATGGCCTCTTTGAAGTTTTTCATTGGAACCTCTTTTGCGTTCATGTCTTCTCTGAGTGTTAGCATAGCTGCTTCTCTGCAGATTGCTTCGATGTCCGCGCCAACATATCCTTCTGTCATCTCGGCCAACTTTTCTAGGTCAACGTCATCTGCTAGTGGCATTTTCCTTGTGTGGACTTTGAATATTGCGAGTCTAGCTTCTTTGTCAGGATCTTCAACTTTCACGTGTCTGTCGAATCTTCCTGGCCTTAACAAGGCAGGGTCTAGGATGTCTGGCCTGTTTGTTGCTGCTATTACAACCACGTCTTGTAGTTCTTCTAGGCCGTCTATTTCTGTTAATAGTTGGTTGACTACTCTTTGGGTTACTCCTGAGTCGGCTTCTGATCCTGTTCTCCGGGATGCTATTGAGTCTATTTCATCGAAGAATACTATTGTGGGTGCTGTCTGCCTGGCTTTCCTGAATACTTCTCTCACACCTTTTTCTGATTCGCCAACCCATTTTGAGAGCAATTCTGGTCCTTTGACTGCTATGAAGTTGGCTTCACTTTCGTTTGCAACTGCTTTTGCTAGTAATGTCTTACCGGTACCTGGTGATCCGTATAGTAGTATGCCTTTTG harbors:
- a CDS encoding DUF2119 domain-containing protein; translation: MSFFRLIEKGDEPRRLFVGGLHGKEGLTTIKALKALSFEDVKNGKLVIYNCDPTSYLSTLERSYYNTRQGKEIISLIKYYKPSIYVEAHCYKNYKRLIDPNRKRRIGVPPLIELENGVLIGSVSPHIRTTFFKRADVCITLEMPCIKDKIDTKALKTYTSILKVIASIKDRPELEEKLVKKYPEQVETARRYAIEFFGDYPPF
- the ahcY gene encoding adenosylhomocysteinase translates to MPYNVKDISLAPKGKEKIEWVQRHMPVLEHIKREFEEKRPFEGITIASCLHLEPKTINLGLTLMAGGAEVAMTGCNPLSTQDDAAAAGASLGLNIYGWRGETTQEYYENIHRVLDHEPDILIDDGADMIFLAHRERPELLDKIKGACEETTTGIHRLRAMAEDGALRFPVMAVNDAYTKYLFDNRYGTGQSTLDSIMGTTNMLIAGKTVVICGYGWCGRGIAMRAKGLGANVIITEVDPIRALEARMDGFRVMKVNEAVKYADILITATGNIDVVSLEDFKKMKDGCIMANAGHFNVEINRDDLLSLSIDNRIIKEDIEEFILNDGRRLYLLAEGRLVNLASSRGQGHPAEIMDMSFSLQALSAQHLLSMDYEPGVYKSPDKIDLKVARLKLKSMNIEIDELTPRQVEYLSNWQEGT